Proteins encoded in a region of the Methylobacterium radiotolerans JCM 2831 genome:
- a CDS encoding DUF4166 domain-containing protein produces the protein MGSVRRADAGPSRETRTAPSFDGPGDLLDLRFRTLIPERAWASLSPAVRRRFGKRLAQGASAVYVGHVVAMRVSRLGWLVAQATRLVGAPLPLERGTGRAGVVTVTEDPDGGGQIWTRLYARASGFPQVIHSAKRFAGPTGLEEHVGAGVGMTLTVAVADGALVFRSHRYFIDCLGLRLHLPGWLTPGAITVTHADAAPDAPADAFRFILDIVHPWFGRLIRQEAIFQDAEPAAQEGGA, from the coding sequence ATGGGAAGCGTCCGTCGAGCCGATGCTGGGCCGTCCCGCGAGACCCGCACCGCGCCGTCGTTCGACGGGCCGGGCGACCTCCTCGACCTGCGCTTCCGGACGCTGATCCCGGAACGCGCGTGGGCGAGCCTGTCGCCGGCGGTGCGCCGACGCTTCGGCAAGCGCCTGGCGCAGGGGGCGAGCGCGGTCTATGTCGGCCACGTCGTCGCGATGCGCGTCAGCCGCCTCGGCTGGCTCGTCGCGCAGGCGACGCGCCTCGTCGGCGCCCCGCTCCCCCTGGAGCGCGGGACCGGCCGTGCCGGCGTCGTCACCGTCACCGAGGATCCGGACGGGGGCGGTCAGATCTGGACGCGGCTGTACGCGCGCGCCTCCGGCTTCCCGCAGGTGATCCACTCGGCCAAGCGCTTCGCTGGCCCCACCGGCCTGGAGGAGCACGTCGGCGCCGGCGTCGGTATGACCCTGACCGTCGCGGTCGCGGACGGGGCGCTGGTGTTTCGCAGCCACCGCTACTTCATCGACTGCCTCGGGCTCCGCCTGCACCTGCCGGGCTGGCTCACCCCCGGTGCGATCACCGTCACGCATGCCGATGCTGCCCCGGACGCGCCAGCGGACGCCTTCCGCTTCATCCTCGACATCGTCCATCCCTGGTTCGGGCGGTTGATCCGCCAGGAAGCGATCTTCCAGGACGCTGAGCCGGCAGCGCAGGAGGGCGGGGCGTGA
- a CDS encoding SDR family oxidoreductase — MSTILIFGGYGGFGARLSRRLAAAGHAVVVAGRRLARAEAFCAAHPPCRPLQADRGGAVAPVLERVRPDLVIDAAGPFQGSGYELPRACIAAAIPYLDLADGRAFVAGIGELDDAARAAGVAILAGASSVPALSGAAARRLAQGMDAVSAVEIAISASNRATAGTSVAAAILSYVGRPIRLWRGQRWSVAIGWQELRRERFALSDGSSLGRRWLALADVPDLELLPGRLPGRPAVSFRAGTDRALQVIGLWCASWPVRWRWIPSLQTLAGGLLLAQQLTARRGSDRSGMVVRMFGSADGRRVERCWTLLAADGHGPEIPVLPAAILAERILAGSIAPGARDAGTLLDLTDFEPSFAGLSIRHDVRESVQADALYATVMGPRFAKLAPRVAALHGVLREAGAHGRAVVTRGRHPIARALAALLGFPATGEHAVHVGFSERHGVERWTRTFSGRRFASAFFEERGCVVERFGPFRFRFHLASDGDGLRMVLRGWSVARLPLPLAFAPRASAREWEEAELFHFDVSIVLPLVGLMVHYAGWLATDSRAGERSGFAA; from the coding sequence GTGAGCACGATCCTGATCTTCGGCGGCTATGGCGGCTTCGGTGCGCGCCTGTCGCGCCGGCTCGCGGCCGCCGGGCACGCGGTCGTCGTCGCCGGCCGGCGCCTCGCGCGCGCCGAGGCGTTCTGCGCGGCCCATCCGCCGTGCCGACCCCTCCAGGCCGACCGCGGCGGGGCGGTCGCGCCCGTGCTGGAGCGCGTCCGTCCCGACCTCGTGATCGACGCGGCCGGCCCGTTCCAGGGCAGCGGCTACGAGCTGCCCCGGGCCTGTATCGCCGCGGCGATCCCTTATCTCGATCTCGCGGACGGCCGCGCGTTCGTGGCCGGCATCGGCGAGCTGGACGACGCCGCGCGAGCGGCCGGCGTCGCGATCCTGGCCGGCGCGTCGAGCGTCCCGGCCCTGTCCGGTGCCGCCGCGCGGCGCTTGGCCCAGGGGATGGACGCGGTCAGCGCCGTCGAGATCGCCATCAGCGCCTCAAACCGCGCGACCGCCGGAACGTCGGTCGCCGCGGCCATCCTGAGCTACGTGGGCAGGCCGATCCGGCTCTGGCGCGGGCAGCGCTGGTCGGTGGCCATCGGCTGGCAGGAGTTGCGGCGCGAACGCTTCGCCCTGTCTGACGGCTCCTCCCTCGGCCGCCGCTGGCTGGCGCTGGCAGACGTCCCGGACCTCGAACTCCTGCCCGGTCGGCTTCCTGGCCGGCCGGCGGTCAGCTTCAGGGCCGGGACCGATCGCGCGCTGCAGGTGATCGGCCTCTGGTGTGCGAGCTGGCCGGTGCGCTGGCGCTGGATCCCCTCCTTGCAGACGCTCGCGGGCGGTCTCCTCCTGGCGCAGCAGCTGACCGCCCGCCGAGGCTCGGATCGGTCCGGCATGGTCGTCCGGATGTTCGGCTCGGCCGATGGGCGCCGCGTCGAGCGGTGCTGGACGCTCCTCGCGGCCGACGGTCACGGCCCGGAGATCCCCGTGCTGCCGGCGGCGATCCTCGCCGAGCGGATCCTGGCCGGCTCGATCGCCCCCGGCGCGCGCGACGCCGGGACCCTGCTCGATCTGACGGATTTCGAGCCGAGCTTCGCGGGCCTGTCGATCCGTCACGACGTGCGGGAGTCGGTCCAGGCCGATGCGCTCTACGCGACCGTCATGGGGCCGCGCTTCGCCAAGCTCGCCCCGCGCGTCGCGGCCCTGCACGGCGTCCTGCGCGAGGCAGGGGCGCATGGTCGCGCCGTCGTGACGCGCGGCCGTCACCCGATCGCGCGAGCCCTCGCCGCGCTGCTCGGGTTTCCGGCCACGGGCGAACATGCCGTCCACGTCGGCTTCAGCGAGAGGCACGGAGTGGAACGCTGGACGCGGACGTTCTCCGGTCGCCGGTTCGCGAGCGCGTTCTTCGAAGAGCGCGGCTGCGTGGTCGAACGGTTCGGCCCGTTCCGCTTCCGGTTCCACCTCGCGAGCGACGGCGATGGGCTGCGCATGGTGCTGCGCGGCTGGTCGGTTGCCCGCCTGCCGCTTCCGCTGGCCTTCGCACCCCGCGCCTCCGCCCGCGAGTGGGAAGAGGCCGAGCTGTTCCACTTCGACGTATCGATCGTCCTGCCACTCGTCGGGCTGATGGTCCACTACGCGGGGTGGTTGGCCACCGACAGCCGCGCGGGCGAGCGTTCCGGCTTCGCGGCATGA
- a CDS encoding acyl-CoA dehydrogenase family protein, with amino-acid sequence MNVVASSPAPAARAGDPDAALLATVETLRPLIAEHRSALAVGPDLPEPVAEALIDAGLTQLWLPRGLGGPETHPLRVLAAIEALAELDGSVAWCAAISSGGASRFADLIDRDAMRALMPAGKKFAGSGSGQPTGTAVRDGAGWRINGRWSWASFCRFSSVSALMCLEIEGGQPKLDAHGRPSVRGVFMASRDVEVVGNWNAGGLRSSGSHDVVCTDIWVPDARTVDGARIMMPHDREPLYMLPMASAAAIAAAGVPLGLARASIDALIDLAQTKTPHGGKVPLRLREDVQVAVARAETSLGAARAFARDTVSGLWSEAENGRPVTPAWQAKIRQACWYAGHVGKQVVTSMYEAAGSSAVLEALPFARQLRDVYATCQHMQYQDRMLVPPGRILLSLEADAPFI; translated from the coding sequence ATGAACGTCGTAGCATCCTCGCCTGCCCCTGCCGCGAGGGCCGGAGATCCGGACGCGGCGCTGCTCGCGACTGTCGAGACACTTCGGCCTCTGATCGCGGAGCACCGGTCGGCCTTGGCTGTCGGACCGGACCTGCCGGAGCCGGTCGCGGAGGCGCTCATCGACGCCGGTCTCACACAACTCTGGCTCCCCCGGGGCCTGGGCGGTCCTGAGACCCATCCGCTGCGCGTTCTCGCCGCCATCGAGGCCTTGGCGGAACTCGACGGTTCGGTTGCCTGGTGCGCCGCGATCTCGTCCGGGGGCGCGTCACGCTTCGCCGACCTCATCGATCGGGACGCGATGCGCGCGCTCATGCCCGCCGGCAAGAAGTTCGCGGGCAGCGGCAGCGGCCAGCCGACGGGAACGGCGGTTCGCGACGGGGCCGGCTGGCGGATCAACGGACGCTGGTCCTGGGCGAGCTTCTGCCGCTTCAGCTCGGTCTCGGCACTGATGTGTCTCGAGATCGAAGGGGGACAACCGAAACTCGACGCGCACGGGCGGCCGTCTGTGCGGGGCGTCTTCATGGCCTCGAGGGACGTCGAGGTCGTCGGCAACTGGAACGCCGGTGGGCTGCGGTCCAGCGGGAGTCACGACGTCGTCTGCACCGACATCTGGGTGCCGGACGCGCGGACAGTCGACGGCGCGCGCATCATGATGCCGCACGATAGGGAGCCGCTCTACATGCTGCCGATGGCATCGGCGGCCGCGATTGCCGCCGCCGGCGTTCCGCTGGGACTCGCTCGGGCCTCGATCGACGCGTTGATCGATCTCGCGCAGACGAAGACGCCGCATGGCGGCAAGGTGCCCTTGCGACTTCGCGAGGACGTTCAGGTCGCGGTCGCGCGCGCGGAGACGAGTCTCGGCGCCGCCCGCGCCTTCGCCCGCGATACGGTCTCCGGTCTCTGGTCTGAAGCCGAGAACGGCCGCCCGGTCACCCCCGCGTGGCAGGCCAAGATTCGGCAGGCCTGCTGGTACGCAGGCCACGTCGGGAAGCAGGTGGTCACGAGCATGTACGAAGCGGCGGGCAGTTCCGCCGTTCTCGAGGCGCTGCCGTTCGCGCGCCAGTTGCGCGATGTGTACGCGACCTGCCAGCACATGCAGTATCAGGACCGCATGCTCGTGCCGCCTGGCCGTATCCTCCTGAGCCTCGAGGCCGACGCACCTTTCATCTAG